Below is a window of Desmonostoc muscorum LEGE 12446 DNA.
ACATCGCAGAAGAAGGAAAACAACACCATCGCAATTACGAAGTGGACAACGATGGGGTGAATCGTATCTGGATACGGCAAATTGTGGTCATTCAAAGATGTAAAATACTCAAGCATTGTGTTCTCCTGGACATATTTACCGCATTTGAGGCTAACTTCAAAGGTTTATGGACACTCACTAACATCACCACAAGTATCCATCAATAAATGACCCGAATCTGTTCAGCAGTTATTAGTTATCATGTCAGAATTCAGAATTCAGAATTCAGGAGTCAGGAGTCAGGAGTCAGAATGGCTGGAAAATCAATGGTTTTATACCCGCTTGATTTTGTTAAAATTATTAACCTTGGTTATCCAAGCCTTATTAATTCTGAATTCTGGATTCTAAATTCTGAATTCTCAAGTTATCAGTCCCCCTTTAAAATCTTGATAACTGTTCACTGATTTAATATTTGCGCGGTGCAATATGCTTAGTCATGTCTTAGCTTTTTGTAGTCAAATCTGGTTAATTTGCCTACAGACAATACTTTTGCTGGCGATTCCTTCCTCATGCCGATAGTCTGCAACAGCAATTGTTAATGTAGCTAAACAAAATCGCTGTCGTTTGTTGATTTGCTTAACCTATCTTTTAGCTTAAGTAAATTTTTATGAATTGTCAAAAAATAAAAGATTAAAGTTTAAAAAATTATTTAACTAGCAAAAATAATGCTTTTTAAATGTATCTAAATTTGCATAATTAAAATATTATTAAACATAAAGAGGATACTTTTATGTAAAGTATTTCACATTTATAAAATATTTATTTGTAAAGGAAATGACAAAAATATATAATCTTCAGTAGTTGCGGGAGAAGTAGGGAATGGGGAGATGAGGGAGATGAGGGAGATGAGGGAGATGAGGGAGATGAGGGAGATGAGGGAGATGAGGGAGATGAGGGAGATGAGGGAGGGAGAAAAGTTTTTCCTTCTGTCCCCCAGCCTCTTCCCATGCCCAATACCCATATTCGGCGGGTATGAGGATTAAATTGGTGTCATTTAAAATTGTGGTGATTGGTACTTCATTAGGTGGATTATCAGCGCTGAAAATCATTCTCCAAAAGTTGCCAGCGGATTTTTCAGTACCGATCGCCATCGTCCAACACCGTCACAAAGAGTCGAACAAAGCACTCCAGGAATTATTACAAGAATCGATTTCCTTACCGATTCAAGAAGTAGAAGACAAAGACGAAATACTACCAAGGCATATCTACCTAGCTCCAGCAGATTATCACTTGCTCGTTGAACCAGGTCACTTTGCTCTTTCCACCGATGAGCCTGTTTCCTATGCCCGACCATCAATTGATGTATTATTTGAGTCCGCAGCCGATATCTATGGTGAGCAAGTTATCGGTATAATATTGACAGGAGCCAATCATGATGGTAAACAAGGTTTAAAAAAAATAAAAGCGCGGGGAGGAATCACTATTGTACAGGAACCCGCCACAGCAGAGAGCAGCATTATGCCAGAGGCAGCAATTTCTGCTGTTGCAGTAGACTGGATTTTGACACTCTCAGACATTGCTGACCAAATGGTCAAGCTTTGTTATTTATCACGGAAATGAACCCATGCAGATGGAACCCAAAGTAAACATCCTTCTGGTAGATGATAAACTCGAAAATTTACTCGCACTAGAGGCAATCCTAGAAAAACTAGGTGAGAATCTGGTGAGAGCTACTTCTGGGGAAGAAGCTTTAAGGTGTCTGCTGCATCAGGACTTTGCAGTGATTTTGTTGGATGTGCAAATGCCAGGGATGGATGGCTTTGAAACTGCGACTTTAATACGCAATCGCGGGCGATCGCGTCACACACCAATTATCTTTCTTGGTTGAGTCGATGGGGGATATTATTCCCCGCACCTCTCAGTTAGATCCGTGCGTACCCGTTTCCGTGTACACGGCTCCCGATGTTCTCAGCTTCTCAGCTTTCGCTTTTGCTCATGTGCTTGTAATCGTGGCAACTCTCGTGAATTGCTTCCAGATTATTTTTCTTCCAGTTGGCGTGATTTTCGTCGATGTGATGCAGATGAATCCGTTCCTCATCGATGAACTTTAAGCCGCAAGAGGCACATCTATGGTTTTGCTTCTTAAGAGCAAAAGAAGTTTCGCCGTCATAGAGCTTACTTTTGCGTTCGCTCCAGTAGGCTGTATCTCCGTCATAGGGGGATTTTGTTCCTTTAACCATGACGTGGCTACTTTCGGAGTAGGAAACTGCTGGGAATGCTTTGTCTAGTAATTTCTTGCTAGCGTAGCGATTTTTCTTGGCTTCCTTGTTGAATACCGTATAAGCTCTTTTTTTGATGTGGTATAACGAGTTTCTAGACCCGTCCATCTTGCAGAACTTATGGTAATTTCTCCAACCTCTTACTACCGGGGCTAATTTCTCAGCCTTTGTGGTAGCACCATAATTCGAGTTGTTGACGATGTGTTTTACTTTCTTACGGAATGCTTTGAAGTTGTCCACTGAGGGAATGCTTCTAAACTTTCCGTTTTTCTGGACTTTAAAGTGCCAGCCGAGGAAATCAAACCCATCTGTCGCGGCGGTAACTTTGGTTTTCTTTTGGCTTACATTCATTCCGCGTTTGCGGAGGAACTCGCTGATTTTCTCAAGTATCTCTATCGCATTATCTTCGGGTCGGAGTATAATAACCATGTCATCCGCGTATCGGATTGATGGCTCGTTGATTTGCCCGTTGGCTCTGTATCTGTGGATACTTTCAACCCCGTTGAGTGCGATGTTTGCTAATAGTGGGCTGACTACTCCCCCTTGAGGTGTACCCTGTTCGGGGAATTCTGGGTTTACTCCTGCCTTGAGGCATCGGTATATTCCGAGTTTTAAGCCTTTGGGGGCGATGAGTTCGTCCATTATTGCTGAGTGGTTAATCCTATCGAAGCATTTTTCGATATCGAGTTCTATAACTCGTTTCTCTGTTCCATTGCAGGAAGAGCGTAGGTTATTGTAGATGTACCGTTGTGCATCGTGAGCAGAGCGCCCTGTTCTGAACCCGTAGCTCCTGGCGTGGAAAGTGGCTTCGTGTGCTGGTTCTAGTGCATATTTTGCAAGGCATTGCCAAGCTCTATCCGCTATGGTTGGTATTTTAAGCATTCTGGTAGTCCCGTCCTTTTTGGGGATGGGGATTTCCCTTAGTCCTTGATGCTTCCAATTTCCACTATTCATTTTCAGTAATTCTTCAAGGTTGAAGCGTTCCTCAAATGACAGGGATTTCTTACCATCAATACCCGCCGTTTTTTTACCAGCGTTTAGCTGAGATACAAGTCTAATTGCAAGAAATCGAGCCGAGGTGGATTTAAAAATAAGCTTTTGGAGAAACCTAGCTTTCCGTTTGTCTCCAACTTGAACCGCTTTAAATACGCGCTTTTGAAGGCGGAAAAGATTTCGGCGGAATTTCTTCCACGGTAAGGCTTTCCAAGATTCACTAGTATGTCTACTGTGTCTAATCATTTTCTCTTCTAGAGTTTGTATTTTCTGAACACCTCAGACCAATTACGGTCTGTCCTACCCGAATTGTGAGAGTTCCGCTTCTCGTCTAGCCTACTTGGGGAACGAAAGCCCCAGGACTCACAAATCGTTTTTATTCGTTCCCTCGGAGAGATTGATTGTTCCGTTAGATGTAGCCAATTTGACCGTTGGATTCCCTAGACTCTTGCCGTTATTGGCGATATTACGGCGGGAATTGGCTCCAACGAAGTCAGGGATTTTAGTGTTGCGCCCTGCTCTACGATGGGTCACTTTTTGAGGCTCTGTTTCATCATAGGAACTCCCTATTAGCGCCAGTGTCAACCCGCAACGGTCGTCTGATTGCGCCCTGTTCCCAGCTTCACTCTACAAGAACCGAGCTTGTTCGGTGTGGGCAGATAAGGAGTCAATTCTGAGTCTGAATGGCAAGGCTTACACTTGCATCTGACCGAGAGTTCAGCCTTTAGTGACAGTAATCTGCTGTCGGGCTGGCTTAGTTATGTGCGGACTGACTACCGTGATTCACTAAGCAACGAATCGCACACCGCCTTCAGCACCAGCGACCAAATGCTATTTAAAGGCTATGCTTTGGGTGCAGTGGACTATTTACTCAAACCAATAGATCCCAATATCCTCACTTCTAAAGTCACAGTATTCGCAGAACTATTTAAGAAAACAGAAGCCGTCAAGCTACAAGCAGCGCAATTAGTAGCCGTTAATGCCGAACTCAGGCAAAGTGAAGAGAGATTTCGTTCCCTGAGTACCTGCTCACCAGTTGGCATTTTTGAAATTGATACAGAAGGACGTTGTAGGTATACGAATCCGCGTTATCAGACAATTTGTGGTATGAAAGCGGCAGAGAGTTTAGAAAAGAGATGGCTGGAATCTGTTCATCCTGAAGATAGAGAACGAGCGGTTGTTAGTTGGTCTGGCTACATTAATGAAGGTCGTGACTACTCCGAAGAATTTCGCTTTCAAACTACTCATGGCAATGTTCGTTGGGTTCAGGTTCGTTCATCACCCATGCTTTCCAGTCAAGGGGAATTACTGGGATATGTGGGCACCCTTGAAGATATTACTGAACGCAAGCAAGCAGAAGAAGTCCGCGCTCAAGTAATTCGAGAACAAACGGCGAGACAGGAAGCAGAAGCAGCAAATCGGATGAAAGATGAATTTCTCGCTGTCCTCTCCCACGAACTCCGCACACCCCTAACTTCGATGCTTGGCTGGTCAAAAATCCTCCGCTCTAAGAAACTTGACGAGAAAGCCACTTCCCGCGCCCTAGAGGCGATCGAGCGCAACGCTACATCTCAGATGCAACTAATTGAGGATATTTTGGATGTATCAAGGATTATCCGTGGTCAGTTGCGATTAAATGTATGTGCTGTGAATTTGAACTCGGTGATGGAGGCAGCCTTAGAAGCAGTGCGTCCCTTGGCAGAAGCAAAAGATATTCAATTAAATACTGTCTTGGATACAACGGTTGGTTCAGTTTATGGCGATCCAGCCCGTTTACAGCAAGTTGTTTGGAATCTATTAACTAACGCCATTAAATTTACACATAAAGGTGGTAGGGTAGAAGTCAGGCTGTCTACCTATTTTGGATTTTCGATTGACGATAGCCCTCTTTTAGCGAGTAATCGAGCGTCTTTGGGATTGGAATCTGAGAATGAAAACTTCAACTCTTCAAGCACTAATGAAAGCAGTAATCCAAAATCCAAAATCCAAAATCCAAAATTCCAATACGCCCAAATTCAAGTAATAGATACAGGCATTGGCATCAGTGCAGAGTTTTTGCCGAAAGTATTTGAGCGCTTCCGGCAAGCAGACAGCACCACAACACGATCGCACAATGGACTAGGACTAGGATTAGCGATCGTTCGTCACTTGGTAGAACTGCACAAAGGCACCATCTCGGCCGAAAGTCCAGGCACAGAACAGGGAGCAACCTTTACTGTGAAGCTGCCATTGCTACAAGACAATCGGGGAAACAAAGCCAGTAGAGAAGCAGCAGGAGAAATTTCTCCCCCTGAAGTCTCTACTCCCCTTGCTGGATTAAAAGTTTTAGTTGTAGATGATGAAACAGATACCCGTAACTTTCTCAGTTTTATGTTTGAGGACTATGGGGCAGTTGCCACTGCGGTGGCGTCAGTGGATGAAGCATTAGCAGTATTAGAACAAGCAAAACCAGATATCCTGATTAGCGACATCGGTATGTCAGAGCAAGATGGTTACACGCTGATTCGTAAACTGCGTTCTTTAGAACCAGAAAAAGGCGGACGCATTCCGGCGATCGCTTTAACTGCATACACGCGAGACGAAGACCGCTTGCAAGCGCTTGCAGCCGGATTTCAACAGCATCTACCTAAGCCAATTGACCCCACGAAATTAATTGGTGTGGTTGTTAATGTATTGAAACTGCCTGTAGAAGTTCCGGTGAGTTAGTGGGGAGATGGGGAGTGGGGAGTGGGGAGTGTGGGAGATGAGGGAGATTAGGGGGATGAGGGAGAGGGGGGAGACAAGGGAGAAAAATTGCTACCATGTCCCCTTTGTCCTCTTCCCATGCCCAATCCCCAATCCCCAATCCCCAATCCCCAATCCCCAATCCCCAATCAAGAAGAAGTTACGGCATGTTTTTTGAGATCGTCTAGTGAAACTACTTCCAAAGCTCTAGGATGAGTTGCTGAAAGGATTACTGGGGGAGCAACGCCGGCATCGAGGGCTTCTTGCCAGCGATAAGCACACAAGCACCAGCGATCGCCTTCTTTGAGTCCAGGAAAATTATATTCAGGAACAGGTGTACTCAGGTCATTGCCGCACGATTTGGTAAATTCAAGGAATTCTTGTGTTACTTGGGCACATATGACGTGTGACCCAAAATCCTGGCCACCTGTACGACAAAAGCCGTCCCGGTAGAACCCAGTTATGGGAGAAGTGCAGCAAACTTCTAGGTCTCCACCAATTACGTTTGAATTCATTGCTTCACTTACATGAGTATGATATTGATTTTACCAATATCAGCTCATTTGTGAAGAAGAATTCAGAATTGATAACTCAGAATTCAGTAGGAATCAGAGTCCGACTCTTTGATGAATATTAGTTTTATCCGGATCACCGCGCCTTCTTAAAACTGTTAGTTGCTTGCTATATTTTGCTCATCGGGTTGGAGATCAAAATTACTCTAAAAAATTTTCCCGAATTTTCCGGAATCAATAATACTGGAGTGGTATTACATATCAGAGCAACGATAATTATACTGAACTTTTATAACTAACCTTAGGGGAATATAGCCCCATTTTTTCAAAAGCCTGGTCATTAAAACCGGGCTTTTGATATTTAATACACAAGTTATTTATAGGACTAATATTTTATTTTTGAAAAGATACGTAGTGGCGTGGCAAGACTAAAGTAGTGCATTAGCTTTCCTCCTGTGGGATGGGCGTCTCGCCCGTCCTAATTGGCGGGCAAGATGCCCGCCCCACAAGAAAATTTATTGCAACATTTTAGGCTTGACACGCCACTACAAATAGTTAATTTTGTTCAAAAATCAAACCGGATTCCTATATAAAGTAAAAATCAAATTACCGTAGGGTCAGCTAACTGTGCGACCCTACATTATGGTTAAGTACAACGGTGGACTTACTTTGCCTTAATTGGTGTTAGAGCTACACCTTTGTAATAATGCCCCAAAATTTGTAGGTGGTTCACTCCTTGACGAGCCAAATTGTACGCTCCCCATTGACTCATGCCTAAACCATGACCGAAGCCAAGTCCTTGGAGGACAAAACTACCATCTGCTCCCTTGGAGATGCTAAAACGGGTACTTTTTAGTTTGAGCGCTGTCCGTACTTGTTCGCCCTGTAACACTTTCGTGCCTTTGTTGCCGACAATTTTCAATACTTTGACACTCCTAAAAGGCGAAAATGTTTCTGGAATCATCGCCGTTACACTACCTACTTCAGGAAATTTAGCGCTAATTTCACTGGACGAAAAGGTTTTCACCCAATTACACTGTTTGATATTTTGGTCGTAGTCTTGAACAGCGCGCAGGTACGGTAAGGTATTTCCCCAAACATCTTCGACATTTTCGGTGTGTCCGCCAGAACAAGCGTGGAAAACTGAGAGAATAATTTTGTTTTTGTAAGTTAGTACCTGGTTAGCTGTTTCATCAACTGCTTTGTAAGTAGCAGGAGATTCACTAATAACACCTTTGTAAATTTGCCAGCGATCGGGGGTGTTGCCTAAATCGTAAACGGGATTATTGCGCTGTTTTTCTCGTTCGTAAAGGGCATAAGTGCGGGCTGCGATCGCCTGGGCTTTCAAAGCTTCTTGAGGCCAGCTAGCATCCATTTCGCCACCAAGAACGCTGTAGAGATACTCTTGGTCATCAACCCAGTTAACAGCAGTTAAACCTTTTTCTGTGGGGACAACCAGAGTTCTGCCCCGATACCAGCGATCGCCAATATAGAACCCATTTGACATCTAAGAAGGTGCTGCAAGCCTCTTAATCATTAGCCTGATGAAGCAGATATTGAGTTTGGCAGTGGCACTAACCAGGGTTCGTTCAAAGTTCTTAACCAGAATTTTACAGCGCTCCATCCAAGCATTGGAGCGTTCGATCACCCATCTAGCTATTGCCGGAACAAATCCAGATTTTCCTTGTGCCGCTTTCTCTTGTTTTGAGGGTTTCGTAGAAAGTTGAAACTGAATTTTGGTCATGATCTCTGGGTAAATTCGCTCTAACTCCTGAGTCAAATATTCTGGGTGATACCCATGATCTAGCAGGATAGTAATCTTGGGAATATCGATAGGTTTTGACTTGAAGTAGTCGATGTTGAGAGTAAACATCTCAATTAATCCGGCATCATCCGAGACATTGGCGCGAGTACAGAGCGTAAAAAAGGGAAACCCAAGGGTGTCAATAGCCAAATGCCTTTTAATACCGTTGGTGGCTTTGTAGAAGCAAAAACCTTTCGACTCCACACTGGCGTTGCAGGTATTTTTCACTGCTTGGGAGTCAATGATGATCAATGTCGTCCAGTGCGGTTTTTTTTTTACCTGTTCACGCACTTGTCCATGTAAGACACTCATCAGTTCCTCAAA
It encodes the following:
- a CDS encoding chemotaxis protein CheB, which encodes MSFKIVVIGTSLGGLSALKIILQKLPADFSVPIAIVQHRHKESNKALQELLQESISLPIQEVEDKDEILPRHIYLAPADYHLLVEPGHFALSTDEPVSYARPSIDVLFESAADIYGEQVIGIILTGANHDGKQGLKKIKARGGITIVQEPATAESSIMPEAAISAVAVDWILTLSDIADQMVKLCYLSRK
- a CDS encoding group II intron reverse transcriptase/maturase; amino-acid sequence: MIRHSRHTSESWKALPWKKFRRNLFRLQKRVFKAVQVGDKRKARFLQKLIFKSTSARFLAIRLVSQLNAGKKTAGIDGKKSLSFEERFNLEELLKMNSGNWKHQGLREIPIPKKDGTTRMLKIPTIADRAWQCLAKYALEPAHEATFHARSYGFRTGRSAHDAQRYIYNNLRSSCNGTEKRVIELDIEKCFDRINHSAIMDELIAPKGLKLGIYRCLKAGVNPEFPEQGTPQGGVVSPLLANIALNGVESIHRYRANGQINEPSIRYADDMVIILRPEDNAIEILEKISEFLRKRGMNVSQKKTKVTAATDGFDFLGWHFKVQKNGKFRSIPSVDNFKAFRKKVKHIVNNSNYGATTKAEKLAPVVRGWRNYHKFCKMDGSRNSLYHIKKRAYTVFNKEAKKNRYASKKLLDKAFPAVSYSESSHVMVKGTKSPYDGDTAYWSERKSKLYDGETSFALKKQNHRCASCGLKFIDEERIHLHHIDENHANWKKNNLEAIHESCHDYKHMSKSES
- a CDS encoding PAS domain-containing hybrid sensor histidine kinase/response regulator, which gives rise to MHLTESSAFSDSNLLSGWLSYVRTDYRDSLSNESHTAFSTSDQMLFKGYALGAVDYLLKPIDPNILTSKVTVFAELFKKTEAVKLQAAQLVAVNAELRQSEERFRSLSTCSPVGIFEIDTEGRCRYTNPRYQTICGMKAAESLEKRWLESVHPEDRERAVVSWSGYINEGRDYSEEFRFQTTHGNVRWVQVRSSPMLSSQGELLGYVGTLEDITERKQAEEVRAQVIREQTARQEAEAANRMKDEFLAVLSHELRTPLTSMLGWSKILRSKKLDEKATSRALEAIERNATSQMQLIEDILDVSRIIRGQLRLNVCAVNLNSVMEAALEAVRPLAEAKDIQLNTVLDTTVGSVYGDPARLQQVVWNLLTNAIKFTHKGGRVEVRLSTYFGFSIDDSPLLASNRASLGLESENENFNSSSTNESSNPKSKIQNPKFQYAQIQVIDTGIGISAEFLPKVFERFRQADSTTTRSHNGLGLGLAIVRHLVELHKGTISAESPGTEQGATFTVKLPLLQDNRGNKASREAAGEISPPEVSTPLAGLKVLVVDDETDTRNFLSFMFEDYGAVATAVASVDEALAVLEQAKPDILISDIGMSEQDGYTLIRKLRSLEPEKGGRIPAIALTAYTRDEDRLQALAAGFQQHLPKPIDPTKLIGVVVNVLKLPVEVPVS
- a CDS encoding DUF2237 family protein; this translates as MNSNVIGGDLEVCCTSPITGFYRDGFCRTGGQDFGSHVICAQVTQEFLEFTKSCGNDLSTPVPEYNFPGLKEGDRWCLCAYRWQEALDAGVAPPVILSATHPRALEVVSLDDLKKHAVTSS
- a CDS encoding IS5 family transposase, with the translated sequence MAYSSNLTDAEWEIFEPLLQEILPTKKQTRPTNWPKRDIFNGILYQLKNGCNWQDLPKDLPPYSTVYWHYKQWRAAGVFEELMSVLHGQVREQVKKKPHWTTLIIIDSQAVKNTCNASVESKGFCFYKATNGIKRHLAIDTLGFPFFTLCTRANVSDDAGLIEMFTLNIDYFKSKPIDIPKITILLDHGYHPEYLTQELERIYPEIMTKIQFQLSTKPSKQEKAAQGKSGFVPAIARWVIERSNAWMERCKILVKNFERTLVSATAKLNICFIRLMIKRLAAPS